From Spiroplasma eriocheiris, the proteins below share one genomic window:
- a CDS encoding MBL fold metallo-hydrolase, with protein MKNIKAIFFSHFHTDHYANLPSILKNFSVDNIIFNYESKEFFNAFTKMIDKSTKILPFAPTYHFDGIIFNNWSYYAKDFLATEYQKTRVNHNNLSNIINFKIGKTSFLFTGGAEQALGKAIKKAKPDLFKPIDFLWFGKQSLKKIYGDS; from the coding sequence ATTAAAAATATTAAAGCAATCTTTTTTAGTCATTTCCATACTGATCATTATGCCAATTTACCGAGCATTCTAAAAAACTTTTCTGTTGATAATATTATTTTTAATTATGAATCAAAAGAATTTTTTAATGCGTTTACAAAAATGATTGATAAGTCAACAAAAATATTGCCCTTTGCACCAACATATCATTTTGACGGGATTATTTTTAATAATTGAAGTTATTATGCGAAAGATTTTTTGGCCACTGAGTATCAAAAAACACGAGTTAATCATAATAATTTATCTAATATTATTAATTTTAAGATTGGTAAAACTAGTTTTTTATTCACAGGTGGTGCGGAGCAGGCCTTGGGGAAAGCCATTAAAAAAGCAAAACCAGATCTATTTAAGCCAATTGATTTTTTATGGTTCGGAAAACAGTCCCTGAAGAAAATTTATGGGGACAGCTAG
- the dinB gene encoding DNA polymerase IV, whose translation MRVIFHIDMNSFFASCHSAINPDLQDKPLVVSSPSRRAIVTTANYAARSYGVQSAMPLYQAKKLCRDLVIVDSDYQLYVNFAQKLFDYIANNYTEKIEVASIDECYLDVTELYPKYHSALNLAKEIQSKIYQDLGLSNSIGISYNKVLAKLASDLKKPMGITIIRDSDLATVVHPLAVNKLWGVGKITTQKLATLNIKTIGDLAHYDNPSALVKLIGSQALALMAHANGEGNDEINLGNNSIKSIANETTLEYDLDNFEEIKAKITFLANQVARRSKKRNIIGNVIYVVLKYSDRKKHSKQITLSHYTNDINEILPFALNCFEKLWNGSPVRLIGVGLAGIINKYDLKEQLTWDNFLTSLPTSDTEKLIKKINRHFKQDILLTGTKLNELKYLRQKQNRYLQADRVEVESEKKKNAKNKNKSSRSESEIPS comes from the coding sequence ATGCGAGTAATTTTTCATATTGATATGAATAGTTTTTTTGCTAGTTGCCATAGTGCAATTAATCCAGACCTCCAGGATAAACCATTGGTTGTGAGTTCACCATCACGTCGGGCAATTGTCACCACTGCGAATTATGCTGCGCGCAGTTACGGGGTTCAAAGCGCAATGCCATTATATCAAGCCAAAAAACTATGTCGAGATTTAGTGATTGTTGACTCTGATTACCAATTATATGTTAATTTTGCCCAAAAGTTATTTGATTATATTGCTAATAACTATACCGAAAAAATTGAAGTTGCTTCCATTGATGAATGTTATCTAGATGTGACAGAACTTTATCCAAAATATCATAGTGCTTTAAATTTAGCAAAAGAAATTCAAAGTAAAATTTACCAAGATCTTGGGTTAAGTAATAGCATTGGAATTTCTTATAATAAAGTTCTGGCAAAACTAGCAAGCGACTTAAAAAAACCAATGGGGATTACTATTATTCGCGATAGTGATCTTGCCACAGTTGTTCACCCCTTAGCAGTTAACAAATTATGAGGTGTTGGAAAAATTACCACCCAAAAATTAGCAACTTTAAATATTAAAACAATCGGAGACTTAGCCCACTATGATAATCCGAGCGCGTTAGTTAAACTAATTGGGAGCCAAGCGTTAGCTTTAATGGCGCATGCGAATGGTGAAGGCAATGATGAAATTAATTTAGGAAATAATAGTATTAAATCAATAGCTAATGAAACAACCTTAGAATATGATTTAGATAATTTTGAAGAAATTAAAGCTAAAATTACTTTTTTAGCTAACCAAGTTGCCCGGAGAAGTAAGAAACGAAATATTATTGGAAATGTTATTTATGTTGTCTTAAAATATAGTGATCGGAAAAAACATTCAAAACAAATTACTTTGTCCCATTATACAAATGATATTAATGAAATCTTACCCTTTGCCCTTAATTGTTTTGAAAAATTATGAAACGGCTCGCCCGTTCGGTTAATTGGGGTTGGATTAGCAGGAATTATTAATAAATATGATTTAAAAGAACAGTTAACCTGAGATAATTTTTTAACATCTTTACCAACAAGTGATACTGAAAAGTTAATTAAAAAAATTAATCGCCATTTTAAGCAAGACATTCTTTTAACTGGCACCAAACTAAATGAATTAAAATATTTACGTCAAAAGCAAAATCGTTATTTGCAAGCTGACCGTGTTGAAGTAGAAAGTGAGAAGAAGAAAAATGCCAAAAATAAAAATAAATCTTCCCGATCCGAATCAGAAATACCATCCTAA
- a CDS encoding spiralin repeat-containing protein, translated as MKKLLAILGVISLVTTSSINVVSCHQKESSNKIDLKTIIKTTDLGKIPNEDINNIINLLCAKNPYLDATQIKIQHLAENSAVILANDNSWKYFGKVNITFEVAHAVDITSVTLPQETIKILVSNQQKVSAGELNKINTEPILLQDIIKAIDTQLEVNVTNNDFIVTNNAQSGDYSNPQTIEITVTSATTSFLIKGAFIFTAQLSTTTQQTDISGITKLKTPSYFGVSNPSEVFAEDIRQLLDPIITAAVQNIKSTLTSRDFTYTLTVKWDGRYYWPGHHWWDQYLDLSSKSKTIQVQIKGTGNATGETPNINVTLPKAVKK; from the coding sequence ATGAAAAAATTATTAGCAATCTTAGGAGTAATTAGTCTTGTAACAACAAGTTCTATCAATGTTGTTAGTTGTCATCAAAAAGAAAGCAGTAATAAAATTGATTTAAAAACAATTATTAAAACGACGGATTTGGGAAAAATACCCAATGAAGACATTAATAATATTATTAATCTGCTTTGTGCAAAAAATCCATATTTAGATGCTACACAAATTAAGATACAGCATCTTGCGGAAAATTCTGCGGTAATTTTAGCCAACGATAATTCTTGAAAATATTTCGGGAAAGTTAATATTACTTTTGAAGTTGCCCATGCTGTTGATATTACTAGTGTAACATTGCCCCAAGAAACCATAAAAATTTTAGTATCGAACCAACAAAAGGTTAGTGCTGGTGAGTTAAACAAAATAAATACCGAACCAATCTTATTGCAAGATATTATTAAAGCAATTGATACTCAATTAGAAGTTAATGTTACTAACAATGATTTTATAGTTACTAATAATGCTCAAAGTGGAGATTATAGTAACCCCCAAACAATTGAAATTACAGTAACCAGTGCAACAACTTCATTTCTTATTAAGGGAGCATTTATTTTTACCGCACAGTTATCAACAACTACTCAACAAACTGATATTAGCGGGATTACTAAATTAAAAACCCCGTCTTATTTTGGTGTAAGTAATCCATCGGAAGTCTTTGCTGAAGATATTCGCCAACTATTGGATCCGATTATCACCGCTGCTGTGCAAAATATTAAAAGCACGCTAACAAGTCGTGATTTTACTTATACCTTAACAGTTAAATGAGATGGGCGTTATTATTGACCGGGTCATCATTGATGAGACCAATATCTTGATTTGTCTTCCAAAAGTAAAACTATCCAAGTTCAAATTAAAGGAACCGGTAATGCTACTGGAGAGACACCTAATATTAATGTGACCTTACCAAAAGCAGTTAAGAAATAA
- a CDS encoding CatB-related O-acetyltransferase, protein MPKIKINLPDPNQKYHPKLEGFCFIKNFITNPNIEIGDYTYYYSEDVQEAIEFQNKSILYHFLTIGDKLIIGKFCSIAKETKFIMNGAHHNYASVSTYPFHSLADNDTFTAMLKFLPYKGDTVIGNDVWIGYGAIIMPGITIGNGAIIGAKSLVTKDVPPYAIVGGNPAKILKYRFDQTTIAEIEATEWWNWPPEKISANVEWLITKK, encoded by the coding sequence ATGCCAAAAATAAAAATAAATCTTCCCGATCCGAATCAGAAATACCATCCTAAACTAGAAGGATTCTGTTTTATTAAAAATTTTATTACTAATCCCAACATTGAAATTGGTGATTACACTTATTACTATTCTGAAGATGTACAAGAGGCAATTGAATTTCAAAATAAAAGTATTCTTTATCATTTCCTAACCATTGGTGATAAGTTAATTATTGGGAAATTTTGTTCAATTGCTAAAGAAACTAAATTTATTATGAATGGGGCACATCATAATTATGCCAGTGTTTCAACTTATCCTTTTCATAGCTTAGCAGATAATGACACTTTTACCGCCATGCTAAAATTTTTACCATATAAGGGTGATACAGTGATTGGAAATGATGTTTGAATTGGCTATGGTGCAATTATTATGCCAGGGATCACAATTGGAAATGGGGCAATCATTGGGGCTAAAAGTTTAGTGACCAAAGATGTCCCTCCTTATGCAATTGTCGGAGGTAACCCGGCTAAAATTTTAAAATATCGTTTTGACCAAACAACCATTGCTGAAATTGAAGCAACCGAATGGTGAAACTGACCACCAGAAAAAATCAGTGCCAATGTTGAATGGTTAATTACTAAAAAATAA